The Scophthalmus maximus strain ysfricsl-2021 chromosome 7, ASM2237912v1, whole genome shotgun sequence genome includes a window with the following:
- the mob2a gene encoding MOB kinase activator 2a isoform X4, giving the protein MDWLMGKSKTKPNGKKPPAEEKKQYLEPEFTKIRVVDFDLKELVVLPREIDLNEWLASNTTTFFNLINLQYSTISEFCTGDTCQAMTACNTIYYWYDERGKKTKCTAPQYVDFVMSLCQKLVTDEEIFPTKYGKEFPNSFESLVKKICRYLFHVLAHLYWAHFKETVALDLQGHLNTLYAHFIVFVREFNLVDPKETCIMDDLSEILCTPAPPPAPAPAPSAPASAPSPSAQNHVTER; this is encoded by the exons GAAGTCGAAGACGAAGCCAAATGGAAAGAAGCCTCCGGCGGAAGAGAAGAAGCAGTACCTGGAGCCCGAGTTCACAAAAATCCGCGTGGTGGACTTTGACCTCAAGGAGCTGGTGGTGCTGCCCAGAGAGATAGACCTCAACGAATGGCTTGCCAGCAACA CAACGACTTTCTTCAACCTAATCAACCTGCAGTACAGCACCATCTCAGAGTTCTGCACTGGGGACACCTGTCAAGCCATGACGGCCTGCAACAC aATATACTACTGGTATGacgagagggggaagaagacaAAGTGCACTGCTCCACAATATGTCGACTTCGTCATGAGTCTTTGTCAGAAACTGGTCACAGACGAGGAAATCTTTCCCACAAAATATG gcAAAGAGTTCCCCAACTCCTTTGAGTCCTTGGTGAAGAAGATCTGCCGGTACCTGTTCCACGTGCTGGCTCACCTCTACTGGGCGCACTTTAAAGAGACGGTGGCTCTGGACCTGCAGGGCCACTTGAACACTCTGTATGCACATTTCATCGTTTTCGTAAGGGAATTCAACCTGGTCGACCCCAAGGAGACCTGTATCATGGACGACCTGTCCGAAATCCTCTGCACCCCCGCCCCGCCACCTGCGCCCGCCCCGGCCCCCTCCGCCCCGGCCTCGGCGCCCTCCCCCTCCGCACAAAACCACGTGACGGAGAGATGA
- the mob2a gene encoding MOB kinase activator 2a isoform X3 — translation MRFKRNGSYTLNRKSKTKPNGKKPPAEEKKQYLEPEFTKIRVVDFDLKELVVLPREIDLNEWLASNTTTFFNLINLQYSTISEFCTGDTCQAMTACNTIYYWYDERGKKTKCTAPQYVDFVMSLCQKLVTDEEIFPTKYGKEFPNSFESLVKKICRYLFHVLAHLYWAHFKETVALDLQGHLNTLYAHFIVFVREFNLVDPKETCIMDDLSEILCTPAPPPAPAPAPSAPASAPSPSAQNHVTER, via the exons GAAGTCGAAGACGAAGCCAAATGGAAAGAAGCCTCCGGCGGAAGAGAAGAAGCAGTACCTGGAGCCCGAGTTCACAAAAATCCGCGTGGTGGACTTTGACCTCAAGGAGCTGGTGGTGCTGCCCAGAGAGATAGACCTCAACGAATGGCTTGCCAGCAACA CAACGACTTTCTTCAACCTAATCAACCTGCAGTACAGCACCATCTCAGAGTTCTGCACTGGGGACACCTGTCAAGCCATGACGGCCTGCAACAC aATATACTACTGGTATGacgagagggggaagaagacaAAGTGCACTGCTCCACAATATGTCGACTTCGTCATGAGTCTTTGTCAGAAACTGGTCACAGACGAGGAAATCTTTCCCACAAAATATG gcAAAGAGTTCCCCAACTCCTTTGAGTCCTTGGTGAAGAAGATCTGCCGGTACCTGTTCCACGTGCTGGCTCACCTCTACTGGGCGCACTTTAAAGAGACGGTGGCTCTGGACCTGCAGGGCCACTTGAACACTCTGTATGCACATTTCATCGTTTTCGTAAGGGAATTCAACCTGGTCGACCCCAAGGAGACCTGTATCATGGACGACCTGTCCGAAATCCTCTGCACCCCCGCCCCGCCACCTGCGCCCGCCCCGGCCCCCTCCGCCCCGGCCTCGGCGCCCTCCCCCTCCGCACAAAACCACGTGACGGAGAGATGA
- the mob2a gene encoding MOB kinase activator 2a isoform X2 codes for MGVLVCCDCFFYRKSKTKPNGKKPPAEEKKQYLEPEFTKIRVVDFDLKELVVLPREIDLNEWLASNTTTFFNLINLQYSTISEFCTGDTCQAMTACNTIYYWYDERGKKTKCTAPQYVDFVMSLCQKLVTDEEIFPTKYGKEFPNSFESLVKKICRYLFHVLAHLYWAHFKETVALDLQGHLNTLYAHFIVFVREFNLVDPKETCIMDDLSEILCTPAPPPAPAPAPSAPASAPSPSAQNHVTER; via the exons GAAGTCGAAGACGAAGCCAAATGGAAAGAAGCCTCCGGCGGAAGAGAAGAAGCAGTACCTGGAGCCCGAGTTCACAAAAATCCGCGTGGTGGACTTTGACCTCAAGGAGCTGGTGGTGCTGCCCAGAGAGATAGACCTCAACGAATGGCTTGCCAGCAACA CAACGACTTTCTTCAACCTAATCAACCTGCAGTACAGCACCATCTCAGAGTTCTGCACTGGGGACACCTGTCAAGCCATGACGGCCTGCAACAC aATATACTACTGGTATGacgagagggggaagaagacaAAGTGCACTGCTCCACAATATGTCGACTTCGTCATGAGTCTTTGTCAGAAACTGGTCACAGACGAGGAAATCTTTCCCACAAAATATG gcAAAGAGTTCCCCAACTCCTTTGAGTCCTTGGTGAAGAAGATCTGCCGGTACCTGTTCCACGTGCTGGCTCACCTCTACTGGGCGCACTTTAAAGAGACGGTGGCTCTGGACCTGCAGGGCCACTTGAACACTCTGTATGCACATTTCATCGTTTTCGTAAGGGAATTCAACCTGGTCGACCCCAAGGAGACCTGTATCATGGACGACCTGTCCGAAATCCTCTGCACCCCCGCCCCGCCACCTGCGCCCGCCCCGGCCCCCTCCGCCCCGGCCTCGGCGCCCTCCCCCTCCGCACAAAACCACGTGACGGAGAGATGA
- the kcnj11 gene encoding ATP-sensitive inward rectifier potassium channel 11: MLSRKGLIPEDYLLTRLAESVVQPKFKAIPRKARFVAKNGTCNVAHTNIREQGRFLQDVFTTLVDQKWLHTLIIFTMSFLCSWLLFGMVWWLVAFAHGDLDHRGDDFVPCVTDIHSFSSAFLFSIEVQVTIGFGGRMVTEECVSAIILLIIQNIVGLLINAIMLGCIFMKTAQANRRAETLIFSKHAVVCVRNNKLCFMIRIGDLRKSMIISATVRMQVVRRSTTEEGEVVPLDQIDIHMDNPVGTNGVFLVSPLIICHVIDKHSPLYELSASDLQHDDIEVVVVLEGVVETTGITTQARTSYVAEEILWGQRFVPTVSEEDGMYAVDYSKFGNTAKVPTPSCSAKKLDEAGGIARFKVAEGVTLRPSVRRRQASAAVARRSRMEI, translated from the coding sequence ATGTTGTCCAGGAAGGGGCTCATTCCTGAGGATTACTTGCTGACGCGCTTGGCCGAGAGCGTCGTGCAGCCCAAGTTCAAGGCGATCCCGAGGAAAGCTCGGTTCGTCGCCAAGAACGGCACCTGCAATGTGGCGCACACCAACATCCGCGAGCAGGGCCGATTCTTGCAGGACGTGTTCACCACCCTCGTAGATCAGAAATGGCTCCACACGCTCATCATCTTCACCATGTCCTTCCTGTGCAGCTGGCTCCTATTCGGGATGGTCTGGTGGCTCGTCGCCTTTGCGCACGGCGACCTGGACCATAGAGGGGACGACTTTGTCCCGTGCGTAACGGACATCCactccttctcctccgccttcctcttctccatcgAGGTCCAGGTGACCATCGGCTTCGGCGGCCGGATGGTCACGGAGGAGTGCGTGTCCGCCATCATCCTCCTGATCATACAGAACATCGTCGGACTCCTCATCAACGCCATCATGCTCGGCTGCATCTTCATGAAGACCGCGCAGGCCAACCGGCGCGCCGAGACGCTCATTTTCAGCAAGCACGCGGTCGTGTGCGTGCGAAACAACAAGCTGTGCTTCATGATCCGCATCGGCGACCTGCGGAAGAGCATGATCATCAGCGCCACCGTGCGGATGCAGGTGGTCAGGAGATCCACGACGGAGGAGGGCGAGGTGGTGCCGCTGGACCAGATCGACATCCACATGGACAACCCGGTGGGCACCAACGGCGTCTTCCTGGTGTCGCCCCTCATCATCTGCCACGTGATCGACAAGCACAGCCCCCTGTACGAGCTGTCGGCCTCCGACCTGCAGCACGACGACATCGAGGTGGTCGTGGTGCTGGAGGGGGTCGTGGAGACCACGGGCATCACCACGCAGGCGCGCACCTCGTACGTGGCGGAGGAGATCCTGTGGGGCCAGCGCTTCGTGCCCACGGTGTCCGAGGAGGACGGCATGTACGCGGTGGACTACTCCAAGTTCGGCAACACCGCGAAGGTGCCCACGCCGAGCTGCAGCGCCAAGAAACTGGACGAGGCGGGCGGCATCGCCCGGTTCAAGGTGGCCGAGGGCGTCACCTTGCGGCCGTCCGTGAGAAGGCGCCAGGCGTCCGCGGCGGTGGCGCGCAGGTCCAGGATGGAGAtttga